The Vidua macroura isolate BioBank_ID:100142 chromosome 11, ASM2450914v1, whole genome shotgun sequence genome includes a region encoding these proteins:
- the LOC128813062 gene encoding leukotriene B4 receptor 1-like, whose amino-acid sequence MSQGEESSGNSTWNIVRSVVCIILGLSFIIGTPGNCIVIWTVCTKMKQLSLSVLLILNLAIADVLVLITLPIWIYSFADSWVFGVIFCKMLVFIIYCSMYASIFLITALSLERLLAVFYPFTIQTYRRKEKISLIVFLVWFLSIAFGISVIPFQETEEMNGRLLCTCRNYSSNRQKVSYLLLETLAGFVIPFLIICTCYVCVARRISRMTYQSKQRSERLIASIVVAFILCWFPHHIFNILDIISIEIELSNEEMSLALEEIVDKGVYISGALVFISSCINPLLYAFAARRFQNHLRFAKMSKLFEQISQTVTEEDKKRSLVVAKREDPLVGTENL is encoded by the coding sequence ATGAGTCAAGGTGAGGAAAGCAGTGGCAACTCAACATGGAATATTGTGAGGTCAGTAGTCTGCATAATACTGGGCTTGTCATTTATAATTGGCACCCCTGGAAACTGCATTGTCATCTGGACTGTTTGTACAAAAATGAAGCAACTCTCTCTTTCAGTCCTGCTGATCTTGAACCTGGCCATTGCTGATGTCCTTGTACTGATCACTTTACCAATCTGGATTTACTCTTTTGCTGACTCATGGGTTTTTGGAGTCATCTTCTGCAAAATGCTGGTTTTCATTATTTACTGCAGCATGTATGCCAGTATATTTCTGATTACAGCACTCAGCTTGGAGCGGCTGCTGGCTGTATTTTACCCATTCACTATTCaaacatacagaagaaaagaaaaaatttctttgatTGTGTTCCTCGTTTGGTTCCTGTCTATTGCCTTTGGCatttctgtcattccatttcaAGAGACAGAAGAAATGAACGGTCGACTTCTATGCACGTGTCGCAACTACTCTTCTAATAGACAGAAAGTGTCATATCTTCTGCTGGAGACCCTTGCAGGTTTTGTAATCCCTTTCTTAATTATTTGCACTTGTTATGTGTGTGTTGCAAGAAGAATAAGCAGAATGACTTACCAATCCAAGCAGCGATCGGAACGTCTCATTGCCAGCATTGTGGTGGCATTCATTCTGTGCTGGTTCCCTCACCACATCTTTAACATCCTGGATATCATTTCAATTGAAATAGAACTCTCTAATGAGGAGATGTCTTTGGCACTGGAAGAAATTGTAGACAAAGGAGTGTACATCTCTGGAGCACTTGTATTCATCAGTAGCTGTATTAACCCTCTGCTTTATGCTTTTGCTGCACGAAGGTTTCAGAACCACCTGAGGTTTGCCAAGATGTCAAAGCTATTTGAACAGATCAGTCAGACTGTAACAGAGGAAGACAAGAAAAGAAGTCTGGTTGTAGCTAAACGTGAAGATCCTTTGGTAGGCACAGAAAATCTCTAA